A region from the Acyrthosiphon pisum isolate AL4f chromosome A1, pea_aphid_22Mar2018_4r6ur, whole genome shotgun sequence genome encodes:
- the LOC100575766 gene encoding uncharacterized protein LOC100575766, translating into MFENDNESHNEENEQYQPSSSGAVDFSHATIHLLQQIIRGQQMTNKLLTKLIMNNGESKPQSTIRQKCTEHFILPAKSVAEVCDIEEKLQLSASRQLMISRLQQCGGRSQNDTTTLILRTLLTDHCASNYNFEGRNSGKHAFKDLIMFSIVLDVTLMKHPTGSEDVVRCRIKNWLRLAPTRDKYKNNK; encoded by the exons ATGTTTGAAAATGACAATGAATCTCATAATGAag aaAATGAACAATATCAGCCTTCATCATCCGGAGCCGTGGACTTTTCTCATgcaacaatacatttattacaacaaattatacgAGGTCAACAGatgactaataaattattaacaaaactaATAATGAACAATGGAGAATCTAAACCCCAATCAACAATCAGACAAAAATGTACTGAGCATTTCATTCTGCCGGCTAAATCTGTAGCTGAAGTGTGTGATATCGAAGAAAAATTGCAATTGTCTGCTTCACGACAACTAatg atcagTAGATTACAGCAATGTGGGGGAAGATCGCAGAATGACACTACTACATTGATACTAAGAACATTATTAACAGACCATTGCGCATCTAACTACAACTTTGAAGGTCGAAACTCTGGAAAACATGCTTTCAAAGATTTGATAATGTTTAGTATTGTACTTG ATGTAACTCTGATGAAACATCCAACAGGATCCGAAGATGTGGTTAGATGCAGAATAAAAAACTGGTTACGCTTAGCACCAACCCgggacaaatataaaaataataaataa
- the LOC100168116 gene encoding ring canal kelch homolog isoform X1, translating into MEHVRLPLLKPDILFNIYEEPLLNSSLKCNNYLVEALRFNHQNSVQHFTIPKMIRFKPRQFDGFRKVILMFNQSDISPMCYTEWYDSETKLRENAPGINDCRRTAGLGVIRDQFVFAVGGVNESSSKSVNMLDVSSQSPSWVSMVDMLVSRRRLGVGVLDDCIYAVGGCGGNSALNSVEVFDVGIQKWKLVASMFTEICDLGVGVLNNLLYAVGGSDDLTCLSSVECYDPTLNTWTPVAKMSKPVWVLV; encoded by the exons ATGGAACATGTGCGTTTGCCATTATTAAagcctgatatattatttaatatatatgaagaGCCTCTTCTAAACAGTAGtcttaaat gTAACAATTATTTAGTTGAAGCCTTGCGTTTTAACCATCAAAATTCTGTTCAGCATTTCACCATTCCAAAAATGATAAGGTTTAAACCCAGACAGTTTGATGGTTTTCGAAAA GTTATTCTAATGTTCAACCAGTCTGATATATCGCCAATGTGTTATACAGAATGGTATGACTCTGAAACCAAACTACGAGAGAATGCACCAGGGATAAATGATTGTCGCCGGACAGCTGGTCTTGGTGTTATAAGAGACCAATTTGTCTTTGCTGTAGGAGGTGTAAATGAATCAAGTTCAAAATCTGTTAATATGCTTGATGTATCCTCACAATCGCCCTCTTGGGTGTCAATGGTAGACATGTTAGTTAGTAGGAGGCGATTGGGAGTTGGTGTATTGGATGATTGTATATATGCA gtTGGTGGATGTGGTGGCAACAGTGCTTTAAATAGTGTAGAGGTTTTTGATGTCGGTATTCAAAAATGGAAATTGGTAGCTAGTATGTTTACTGAAATATGTGATTTGGGTGTTGGTGtactcaataatttattatacgca GTTGGAGGTTCAGATGATTTAACCTGTTTGAGTTCTGTGGAATGTTATGATCCCACACTTAACACATGGACACCAGTTGCAAAAATGTCTAAACCCGTCTGGGTGTTGGTATAG
- the LOC100168116 gene encoding ring canal kelch homolog isoform X2, translating to MEHVRLPLLKPDILFNIYEEPLLNSSLKCNNYLVEALRFNHQNSVQHFTIPKMIRFKPRQFDGFRKVILMFNQSDISPMCYTEWYDSETKLRENAPGINDCRRTAGLGVIRDQFVFAVGGVNESSSKSVNMLDVSSQSPSWVSMVDMLVSRRRLGVGVLDDCIYAVGGCGGNSALNSVEVFDVGIQKWKLVASWRFR from the exons ATGGAACATGTGCGTTTGCCATTATTAAagcctgatatattatttaatatatatgaagaGCCTCTTCTAAACAGTAGtcttaaat gTAACAATTATTTAGTTGAAGCCTTGCGTTTTAACCATCAAAATTCTGTTCAGCATTTCACCATTCCAAAAATGATAAGGTTTAAACCCAGACAGTTTGATGGTTTTCGAAAA GTTATTCTAATGTTCAACCAGTCTGATATATCGCCAATGTGTTATACAGAATGGTATGACTCTGAAACCAAACTACGAGAGAATGCACCAGGGATAAATGATTGTCGCCGGACAGCTGGTCTTGGTGTTATAAGAGACCAATTTGTCTTTGCTGTAGGAGGTGTAAATGAATCAAGTTCAAAATCTGTTAATATGCTTGATGTATCCTCACAATCGCCCTCTTGGGTGTCAATGGTAGACATGTTAGTTAGTAGGAGGCGATTGGGAGTTGGTGTATTGGATGATTGTATATATGCA gtTGGTGGATGTGGTGGCAACAGTGCTTTAAATAGTGTAGAGGTTTTTGATGTCGGTATTCAAAAATGGAAATTGGTAGCTA GTTGGAGGTTCAGATGA